The region TAAGGGGCTACTCCCCCTTGATGACATCACATTTTAGTGCCACCCAATGACTTATTAGTACCTGCTTGATACCAACATCCTGTCAGATTTGGTCAGACATCCTCAAGGTCAAATCTTCCAGCATATTGTAGATGTCGGGGAAGATAGCGTTTGTACTAGCATCATTGTGGCATGTGAACTACGGTTTGGAGTGGTTAAGAGTGGTTCCTCCCGTTTAGCACAGCAACTAGAACGCATCCTTGAAGTTTTGACAGTTTTGCCGTTGGAATCACCTGTAGATGAGCACTATGCTTCAACTCGTGCAAATTTGGAGCAGGCAGGAACCCCGATTGGTCCGAATGATTTACTGATTGCTGCTCATTCCCTAGCTCTTGACCTGACTCTTGTTACAGCAAATACCCGTGAATTTGAGCGTGTGCCTGCCTTGAAGTTAGATAATTGGTTGCTTTGAAAATACAAGATTTGACCTAGGATGTCTTAGTTCCAACGAAGAGAAAACTCGGAAGCGGCGCAGGGTAGCACTGCGTTGGTGCGGACTGTACAGAGGTTATCGGTAGACGCTCAAGAATATCTGCCGCCGCACAACTTCGACGTTAGACAACTTCTGCAATACTTGCTTGAGCACAACATGGTTCTCAACCGCGCAACATAACTCATGCAACTGTGACGCCTGCTCCTGAGGGCGCGATCTATCTCACGGCTCAAGGGCGATCGCCCATGGTTATCTCCAGCTTAGAATTAATTCTCGCCTTCAGGAATCTCTGGCTCGGTAGCATCATCCAGCACCGGATCATCCGTTGGTTCACCCGACTCCGGATCGCTCCCCTGCTCCTCAAGCTGCTTCCAATCATCCAACGGACGGCTGACCGCATCTTCAAAACTCGGCGTCACCAGCAAAACATCTAGCGTCTCCAGCCCCTCGGGGGCATTGTCTGGTAGATCGCGATGGGCATAGAGGGCGCTGCGGTTGAAATCATAGCCTCCCACCGTCAGCGATCGCTCCTCTTCCTCACCCTCAACCGTCAGGTTAATTACCGCCAGCGGTTGATGAAAACTAAACACCTCCCAATCCGCCGCCGGCACCGATAGGGTGCGATCGCTTTCCCCTGACACCAGCAGGTTGAGTAAAAAGGCAATCGAGGCATCATTGGCCGGCATCTGCTCCGGCTCCAGCATTTGCCACCGCCCCTGATCATCGCGCTCAAACCGCAGGGTGCGCAGTTGGGTGGTGAGGGTGAAGGCTTGAATGTCCTGTTCTTCAAAGGTAAATAGAGGTTCCACACCCTCTGCCTGGGACGCTGACTCGGGCGATCGCTGGGTTTCTAGCATGACTACCCCCGCGCCTAAGATTACAGCGATCGCCACCAACCAAAGCGTAGCTGACTTGAATTTCATACCGATCATCCTCCTCAAAGCTGTCATCGCGAGACAGGTCGAACTATCCTAGCGAGAATTGGGGACGATCGCTTGTTTTCGCTCCAGCATCAAAACCTATGACGTTTCACCTCATGTCTCCATCAAAAACCTGATCTTCAAAAAACGTTGCACAGTCACCAGCAGAAACGCCAATTTTGTAGCAAAGCCTATCCTAAGGTAGTGCCGAAGCAGTTTTTAAGGCACTATGATCTATGGCTGTAGGCGATCGCACCGTAGGTTGACGTTATGACACCAGATTTTGCATCTACGAACCCAGGCTCTCATGCAACCCCTGCCTGGCACACGCTGGATCTGGAGCACGCACTTGCACGCTTAGAAAGTGATCGCTATCAAGGACTAACTCATGCTGAAGTAAAAGCGCGGCAGAAGGTCTATGGGCTTAATGAGTTAGAAGAACGGGGTGGGCGCAGCACCTTCAGAATTTTGCTGGATCAGTTCACCAACATCATGCTGTTGATGTTGATGGCGGTGGCCGTCGTCTCTGCCATTTTAGATATTCGCAATGACAACTTTCCTAAGGATGCGATCGCTATTTTCCTGATCGTCGTCCTCAATGGCATTCTGGGCTACCTGCAAGAGAGTCGTGCAGAAAAGGCCCTGGCCGCCCTCAAGCAATTATCAGCGCCCACCGTACGAGTTTTGCGAGATGGCAAGGTGAGTGACGTAGAGGCGAAGTATCTGGTGCCGGGAGACATCATGCTGCTCGACGCCGGACGACAGATTTCAGCCGATGGGCTGTTGCTGGAGGCGAGCAATCTCCAAGTGCGGGAGTCGTCGCTCACGGGAGAAGCGGAAGCGGTGATGAAGCAAACCACCCAGCCGCTAGATGCAGAAGCCTCCCTGGGCGATCGCACCAATATGGTCTTTCAGGGCACAGAAGTGATCAACGGTCGTGGCACTGTGTTGATCACCAGCACCGGGATGAAAACGGAGCTAGGACGCATTGCCACCATGCTGCAGGATGTGGAGGCGGATCCCACACCGCTGCAACTGCGCATGACCCAGCTCGGTAATGTGTTGGTGGGTAGCTCCTTGGTTCTCGTAGCGATCGTCGTCATAGGCGGGGTGCTCTATGCCGGGCGGGATGCGTTTGAAGATCTGCTAGAAGTATCTCTGAGTATGGCTGTAGCCGTCGTCCCAGAGGGGCTGCCCGCCGTGATTACCGTCACCCTCGCCCTCGGCACCCAGCGGATGGTGAAACGCCATGCCCTCATTCGTAAACTACCCGCCGTGGAAACCTTGGGTTCTGTAACCACCATCTGTTCGGATAAAACCGGCACCCTCACCCAAAACAAAATGGTGGTGCAGCAAGTGGAATTGATGGGGGAGTCGGGCTCCATCGAACTCACCGTCACCGGCGAGGGGTATGAACCCATCGGGGAATGCCGAGAGGGGGATAGGGCGATCGCTCCCCAGGATTTCCCAGCCCTCCAAGCCCTGATGGCTGCCTGTGTGCTGTGCAATGATGCGATCCTGCAAAAACAGAGCGGGGTCTGGAGTATTTTGGGCGATC is a window of Candidatus Obscuribacterales bacterium DNA encoding:
- a CDS encoding type II toxin-antitoxin system VapC family toxin translates to MLDTNILSDLVRHPQGQIFQHIVDVGEDSVCTSIIVACELRFGVVKSGSSRLAQQLERILEVLTVLPLESPVDEHYASTRANLEQAGTPIGPNDLLIAAHSLALDLTLVTANTREFERVPALKLDNWLL